The sequence below is a genomic window from Ornithobacterium rhinotracheale.
CATTAGGCCCAAGCGGACTGGTGGTGCCCTCTGGGCGGAAGTAATCTAAATGCTCCTTAAAGCCTGTGGCTGGCCATAGATTTGTTTTACCACCATCATACGGGGTATTGGCACCTGTAAAGAGCGTGTTTGGCGTTAAGAAGCCCTTGCTATCTAGGGCTAAATCTCTCTTAGCCGTACCTTGGAGGAATATTCTAAGGTCTAAGCCCTTGTATTGCGCAAATAGGTCTAAACCAAAGTTGTATCGTGGGGTTCTGTTCCCGATGATTTTCAAATCGCCGTGGTCTTCCAAAGTTGAGCTTCCTACACCGATTTTGCCATCTTTGTTTAAATCCTCGAACATAATGTCGCCAGCTCTCCAGTTTCCATTGTAGAACTCGGGGCGGTGTTTGCTCACCCAATCATTAATTTCAGCGTCGGTCTTAGCCATTCCGTGGGTTACAAATCCCCAGATTTCGCCTAATTCTCTTCCTGAGTAATAGGTGTTTAGGGAGCCTGTTTCGTTGGGGTAGTTTATCACTGTTTGGCGGCTATCAGTCAATGTAGCGTTGATTGAGTAGTTAAAATCTTTGCCTACTTTATCATTCCAGCCTAGGGCTAATTCAAATCCTCGAGACCTCATATCTGTATTGTTGGTATTTGGCACTTTTGCACCGAATACGCCTGGTAGCGCTCTTGCGGGCCCTACCATATCTTTGGTGTTTCTTTCAAAGAAATCGAGGGTTAAGTTAAATCTATTTTTAAAGGCATTAAGGTCTAGCCCTATGTTTTTAGTCTCTACTCTCTCCCAAGTTAAAAACTCACTGATTAATTGAGGCATTGAGGCCGTATTGGTGAGCTTATTATCAATTAGCCAAGTACCTACATTGGGCTTAAATGGCATCGTTTGGTAGAATGGGTAGAAATTTGTTGTAGACTGGTTTCCTAGCTCTCCATATGAGGCTCTGAGCTTAAAGTCGCTGATTTTAGAGAAGATATCGCCTAGATTTTGCCAAAATCCTTCTCTGGCAACATTCCAGCCCAAGGATACGGATGGGTACCAGTTCCATCTTTGGTCTTGCAGGAATCTACTTGTACCATCATAGCGGAGGTTTAGTTCCACCAAGTAGCGCGCATCATAATCATAGTTCAAGCGGCCAAAGAAGCCCACCGTAGCCCAATCGTTGTAGCGGCCATCTACATACATTTGGTCGCCATCAGTAGTGGCTAGCGCGATGACATCTCTGTTCACGATTCCGTTTCTTTTAGCTCTAATGTCTCTATTTTTAAACTCCTCTGCTTGGAAACCGGCGGTCAATTTAGCGGTGTGGTTTCCAAAGTATTTGGTATAATCTGAATAGATGTTTGGCGAAAAGTAATTGGATTTATAGCCAAATTCCTCTAAGAATGAAATTCCTGGGGCAATCTTCCCATAAGGGGAAATACTAAATTTAGGTGCAGCAAATGAGGCATGCCCCTTGATCATTGTATTGATATAGCGGCATGTAGAATCTATTTTCAAAACGGGTATCTGTTTTATAAGATAGATTGGCATAAATATTCCAATCTTTTGAAGGGCTTATAGTAAAGTTTACTTGTTGAGTTAAGAGGTCTCTTTCCCTACTATATCTACCCATTTCTTGCTCACCTATATCATTACCATAAACATAATGCCCATTCAAATCTTTGATTGGATAAACTGGCCATTTTCTAATAATTCTCTCATAAAAATCATCCGAAGCTCCTGCTAGGAAAGATGATTTTCCATTAAGTTCTCTAGTAAATCTGGTTTGATACTGTAGCTTCAACCATGAATATAATTTAGAGGAAAATTTAGCACTTAATGCATATCTATCATAAGTATCTGTTTATATCTCATTAAGCCTTCTTGCCCGAGAAAGTTTGCAGATAGGTAGTATGTAGTCTTATCATTTCCTCCATTGATCGACAAGTTGTGTTCTTGAGAGGGAACCCAATCTCTATACATTTGGCGATACCAGTCTACATTATCCCATGCTTGGAATGTTTTCCATTGTTGTATAGCTGGATCCCATTCTGTAGCTTCTTTAATTTCCCCATTTTTATACTTAATTGCATTTTCTATTTGCCCAGGTGTAAATCTTAACCCAGTTGTAGCTGAATTATTAACCCAAGCTTCGTTTAAATAGTTCATAAATTTTTCAGAATCCAAGCCATCTGGCACCAATGTAGGGGAACTCCATCTCAAACTATTGTTGTATGAAATAGAAACTTTACCTTCTTTACCTGATTTTGTTGTAACTAAAATCACCCCAAAGGCAGCTCTTGAACCATATAATGAAAAGGATGCCGCATCTTTCAATACCGAAATACTTTCAATATCTTGTGGATTAAGTGAAGAAAAATCGCCCTCTGCACCATCAATCAAAACCAAAGGCCTTGCTGATGAACCAACACCAAGCGTTCCCGTTCCCCTCACATTTATCGAGGGAGAGCTTCCCAACTCAGTTCCTGAGCTTCCTAGATCAAAATTCATCCCTGCTACTTTACCTTGCAAAGCTTGTACCGCATTAGATATTGGTCTGCTTTCAAATGCTTTAGAATCCACAACAGAAACAGAACCTGTCAAATTCTCTTTTTTTGTTTACCAAATGCTACCACAACATCAAGCTTCACTTCTTTTTCGCTCAACTTAAGAATACCCATTTTTAATGACTTAACAGGAAAAGTTTTCTGGCTAAATGTAATTGGATTTGTAATGTCTAACACATCCCCCACTTTACCAGGAATATTAAACGTACCATCAGCATCTGTTTCTACCGAAGTATTGGTCCCCACCATGGTAACAAGTGCACCTTGTAGCGGGCCATAATCATCTTGCACCTTACCGGTGATTTATGCCATAATTTGGCTCACAAATAGTAGCAACATTGTACTACTCCATAACATTTTTCGCTCCATTCTATATATTTTTTAATTGTTTTAATAACTGTTAAAATCGCAACTATCTGAGTTGCTAAACTAAATCATTTTTCATTGATAATAAAACCTTTATCGTGTATTTTGTACAAAAATGAAGAATATCATATCATCATTGTGTTAATTTTTAAAGGGAATCAATCCATTTTCTTCAACTTAAAAACCTTGAAATTCTGATTTTTAAGGATTTTTCAAAGAATAAAACATCAATCATTCGGATTTTAAGCAATTTGAAATATTTCTTGATTAAATGTGTTTTTCAAAAAAATTAAACTTTATTTTTGTCCAAAATTTAGCATCTATGAACGAGATAATTAACAGAGTTGCCAAGAGCTCACTCATTACGATAGATTTAGCACATATATTTAACTCTGAAATTTTACCAAAAATCAAAATTTTAGACATTCAAGAATTTCTAAGAGATGGGCAAATTTTAATTGAAAAGGAATTTAGGGCGACTTTAAAAGAAATCAATTGGGCAGATTTTCAAGATCGTTTTGTGCACATCACATGTAGTGGAGATCCCATTTTGCCTGGTTGGGCATTTTTATTATTACAATGCCATCTAGCCCCCTTTGCTGAATTCTGTGGTGTAGGGAATAAAGATGATTTCAATAATTTAGCAATAGAACATTATGTGAAAAATATGAATTTGGATGATTTTTCTGGAAAACCAATCATCATCAAAGGCTGTGGAAATATGAAAATCAACGAACAGACTTATCTATCGCTCGTTGCAAAATTACAGCCCGTAGCCAAATCTCTTATGTACGGAGAAGCTTGTAGCACAGTTCCTCTTTACAAGAAAAAATGAGAATTACTTATAAAAAAAACCCGCAAAATGCGGGTTTGGGTTTTTTTTATGAAATCAAATTGAGGGCAAGAATTATAATTGTGGTCCTGCTTCTACTAATTTTTTACCTTCTTCGTTGTCAGTGTATTTCTCAAAGTTTTTGATGAATCTGCCCGCAAGGTCTTTTGCTTTTTCTTCCCATTCAGAAGCTTCTGCATAAGTATCTCTTGGGTCTAGGATTCCTGAATCTACTCCTGGTAATTCCACTGGAACTTCTAGGTTAAAGATTGGCACCACTTTGGTCTCAGCTTTATCGATAGAACCGTCTAAAATTGCATTGATAATAGCACGAGTGTCTTTGATAGAGATTCTTTTCCCAGTACCGTTCCAACCAGTGTTTACTAAGTAGGCAGTAGCGTTGTTAGCTTCCATTTTCTTCACTAATTCCTCACCATATTTAGTAGGGTGCAATGAAAGGAAGGCTGCTCCAAAGCAAGCAGAGAAAGTAGGCTGAGGGCTAGTTACACCACGCTCAGTACCTGCCAACTTTGCAGTAAATCCGCTTAAGAAGTGGTATTTAGTTTGCTCTGGTGTTAATTTTGAAACTGGAGGCATTACACCGAAAGCATCAGCTGTTAAGAAGATTACTTTTTTAGCTGGTCCTGCTTTTGAAACTGGTTTTACGATGTTTTCAATGTGATAGATTGGGTAAGAAACACGGGTGTTTTGAGTTACAGAACCATCTGTAAAGTCGATTTTTCCGTTTTCATCTACAGTTACATTTTCTAATAATGCATCGCGCTTGATAGCTCCGTAGATTTCTGGCTCTGCATCTTTATCCAAGTTGATGGTTTTTGCGTAGCACCCACCTTCAAAGTTGAATACGCCTTCATCATCCCATCCGTGCTCATCATCACCGATAAGTTTTCTATTAGGGTCGGTAGAAAGGGTTGTTTTCCCTGTTCCTGAAAGCCCAAAGAAGATAGCTGTATCGCCTTTCTCGCCTACATTGGCAGAACAGTGCATTGAGGCGTATCCTCTCAATGGCAGGTAGTAGTTCATCATGGCAAACATACCTTTTTTCATCTCACCGCCGTACCAAGTTCCTCCGATTACTTGCATTTTCTCTGTCAAGTTAAACACGGTGTAAACCTCTGAGTTCATTCCGTATTTCTCATACTCTTTGTTTGAAGTTTTAGAAGCGTTCATCACTACGAAATCTGGCTCCCCGAAGTTTGCCAATTCCTCTTTGCTTGGGCGGATAAACATATTGGTAACGAAGTGTGCTTGCCAAGCCACCTCGGTAATGATTCTTACTTTTAATCTTGATTCTTCATTCGCACCACAGAAGCCATCTACTACAAACAGTCTCTTACCTGAAAGCTGATTAGTAGTGATTTCTTTAAGGTGATTCCAAGCCTCTTGGCTAAGTTTTTTGTTATCATTTGGAGACTCAGGAGTAGTCCACCAGATGGTATCTCTAGTTACATCATCCTCCACAATGAATTTGTCTTTAGGAGAACGCCCTGTAAACTCTCCAGTCATCACATTCACTGCTCCTAGCTCCGTTACTTGTCCTTTTTCGAATCCCTCTAGCCCTGGCTTAGTTTCTTCTTCAAAAAGTTGCTCGTACGATGGGTTGTGTACAATTTCTTTTACGTCCTTAATTCCGTAACTTTCTAAAGCTTTTTTTAAGTTTTCCATGATTTAATTTAAATTTGATGGTGTAAAATTATAAAGTTATTTTCTAATTTACCGCATAAACAAACCTAAAATAAATCACATTTTTAAAAAATCTTCAGCACACCCTGCTTCTCACCCATTTTATACATATAATATATGTATGCATTTAGATTTTACCCCCCTTACTTACCAAGGAGCGCTCAAAGGCCAAACAAGCACAAAGCCCTAAAAATCAAACACAAAAAACACCAACCGCAAAACATTTTTTAAATTTTTGGTGTTAATTCGTGAAAGTTTACTATTTTTGCCCTGTTTAAATTAAAAAGAAAAATTATGTCAGACATTACATCAAGAGTAAAAGCTATTATTGTAGACAAACTAGGTGTTGAAGAAAGCGAAGTTACTCCAGAAGCAAGTTTCACTAATGACTTGGGGGCAGATTCACTAGATACTGTGGAATTAATTATGGAATTTGAAAAAGAATTCGATATCCAAATTCCAGATGACCAAGCTGAGAAAATCTCTACTGTAGGACAAGCTATTCTATACATAGAAGAAGTAAAAAAGTAATTAATTATTAAATCTTTTTATGAAGTTAAAAAGAGTTGTAATTACAGGGTTAGGCGCACTCACTCCCATTGGTAATACCTACAATGAATATTGGAACAACTTACTGAAAGGGGTGAGTGGAGCTGCGCCCATTACTTTATTTGACACCTCTCAATTCAAAACCCAGTTTGCTTGCGAGGTTAAAAACTTTGACCCATTGCAGCATTTCGACCGAAAAGAAGTGCGCAAAATGGACAGAACTGGGCAACTAGGCATAGTAGCCGCACGAGAAGCCGTGGAAAACAGCGGAATTCTCAATGATACTCACCTAGACAAAACTAGAATTGGCGTTATCTGGGGCTCTGGAATTGGTGGCTTACTCACCTTTGAACAAGAAGTTTCCAGCTATGCAACAGGGAACGGCGCTCCAAGATTTAACCCATTCTTTATCCCCAAAATGATTGCCGACATTACCCCAGGGTTAATCTCTATGGAATTCGGCTTTATGGGACCTAACTACACAACAGTCTCCGCGTGTGCCTCTTCATCAAACGCAATCATAGATGCATTTAACTTAATCCGCTTAGGAAAAGCCGATGCCATTGTAACGGGAGGCTCAGAAGCCGCCATTACAGCCGCTGGAATCGGAGGATTTAATGCACTACACGCACTCTCTACACGAAATGACGACCCTGCAACGGCGTCTAGACCTTTTGATAAAGACCGCGACGGATTTGTAATGGGCGAAGGTGCAGGTGTTATGATTTTGGAAGAATACGAGCACGCCGTGGCGCGTGGCGCAACTATTTATGCAGAAGTAGCCGGTGGCGGAATGTCTGCCGATGCCTATCATATGACAGCCCCTCACCCAGAAGGCTTAGGCGTGTACCATGTAATGAAAAACACGCTAGAAGATGCTAACATTCAGCCAAATGAGGTAGACCATATCAATATGCACGCAACCTCTACTCCGCTGGGTGATATTGCAGAGCCAAAAGCCGTGGTAGATTTCTTTGGCGAGCATGCTAAGAATATTCAAATCAATGCAACAAAATCTATGCACGGGCACTTGCTAGGTGCTACTGGTGCCGTAGAGGCCATCGCTACAATTGGTGCCGTGTATAATGGGATTGTGCCTCCTACCATCAACCTGCACGAGAAAGATGAACGGGTAGCTGATTTAGATTATACTTTTAACACACCAAAGGAAAAAGAAATTCGCTATGCTATGAGCAATACTTTCGGCTTTGGTGGGCATAATGCGTGTGTTTTATTTAAAAAGTTTTCTTAAATAATGCCACTACTCCAAAGTTTTTGGAAAAAGGTTTCTTCCTTAATTAAGAAAGATAAGAAATCTGATTTACCCAAAAAATTGTTGGATATGCTGGGCTTTATCCCCAAGGATTCCTCTCTGTTTCTTGAAGCACTCACGCCAAGAAGCGCACAACGAAAATCCGCTGAGGGCGAGGCTTTTAATTATGAACGGCTAGAATTTTTAGGCGATGCGATGCTCAGTGCCATTATTGCGGAGTATCTCTTTGTTAATGCGCCTACGCAAAAAGAGGGCTACCTGACTAAAATGCGTGCAAAAATCGTAAGCAGAAAGCATTTAAACCAAATCGGAAATGATATGGGACTTTTAAGTCTAATAGATTCTGATTTAAAGAAAAAAATAACACTCGGTGCGAATGTTTGTGGCGATATGTTTGAATCGCTCATTGGGGCTATCTACGAAGATCAAGGTTATGAAGTTACCAAAAACTTTATTTATAAAAGTGTAATTGCCCCTTATGTAGACTTAGAAAATCTAGAAAATAGAATTTCTAGCTATAAAAGTTTAATGCTGGAATGGTGCCAAAAGAATAGAATAAAACTCTCTTTTGATACGCAGGAGGAAAATAGTGCCGAGAATACTAAGTTTTTTGTATCTGCAATTTGTTTAGATGAAAAGGAAGTTGCACGAGGTCGCGCCACCTCTAAGAAAAAAGCGGAGGAAAAGGCAGCCAAGCGAGCTTATTTTAGTTTTCAGAAAGAAATTTCAGTGCAATGCCTATAAGTTTTTTAGACCTTGATGAGGACGAAGAAGAAGAGTTTTTGCTCTATGGCGTCGTGTCCCCCAACATGATAGACTATAAGTTTATATATCATGTAAATTTTATACTTTCTACAAGTTTTGTATTTCAACCAGACTTAGATGTTTACTTTCGTGGGCAACTAGCTCATTTTGGCAACTATTACTATTTCGACTTTGACTCAAAAAATGATTGTTATTTTATTAACAATATCTCCAGGCCCACCGAAAGTCTGCTGCCCGAAAACTCTTTATTCCAGAGCTTGGAAAAGCGTTTTTATCTGCTAGAGAGGTACAAAAGATATAATTTCTTATTAAAACTTAGTGGTAACATAACAAAAGAACCCAGTTTTGCCTTATCTTTGCAAAAATTGAATTTTATATACAAAACGCAATTATTAAATTTAACCAAGGCAGAAAAAAATCTATTACTAATATGAATAATTTCAATAAAAAAACTAAAATCGTAGCTACTCTTGGACCTGCTACAGATTCCAAAGAAACCATCAGAGATATGATTATGAACGGAGTTGATGTGTTTAGAATCAACTTCTCTCACGCAGACTATTCTGATGTAGAGCGTCGCGTGAAATGGATTAGAGAAATCAATGAAGAAGAAGAATTAAATGTAGGAATCTTAGGAGATTTACAAGGTCCTAAACTCAGAGTAGGGGTAGTAGAAGAAGGCTCTTTTCTTGAGCCAGGAGATATTCTTACCTTCACACACAAGGAGGTAATTGGAAACAGCAAACGCGTTTTCATGACTTATGAGCTTTTTGCCCAAGATGTAAAAGTGGGTGAAAAAATCTTGGTAGATGACGGAAAATTGATTTTTGAAGTAATCGAAACCAACATGAAAGATGAAGTAAAGGCACGCGTGATTCAAGGTGGAGAACTTAAATCTAAAAAAGGTGTAAACTTACCAAACACTAAAATCTCATTACCAGCCCTTACGCCTAAAGATATAAAAGATGCTATTTTCGCTATGAAAATGCACCTAGATTGGATCGCTTTAAGCTTCGTGAGACATGCACAAGATGTGATAGATCTTAAAAACTTAATCAGAAAGAATTGCGATCACAAAATCCCAATCATTGCAAAAATCGAAAAGCCTGAGGCTCTTGCTAATATAGATGAAATTTTACCTCAGTGCGATGCTCTAATGGTGGCTCGTGGAGATTTAGGCGTGGAAATCCCTATGGAAGAGGTGCCTACTGCGCAAAAACACTTGGTAGATAAAGCCAAATTAGCCAGAAAACCCGTCATCATCGCAACCCAAATGATGGAAAGTATGATTGAAAGCCTCACCCCTACACGCGCCGAGGTAAACGATGTTGCCAACTCAGTAATGGACGGTGCCGATGCCGTGATGCTAAGTGGTGAAACTTCGGTAGGAAAATATCCTGTACAGGTGATCAAAACTATGGCAAATATCTTAAGATCTGTAGAAAATGATCCGCACATTCAAGTGCCACCTCATAAGCCTACTGACTTGACCGATGATCGATACATCACTAATGTGATTTGTTATAATGCTGCAAAAATGTCTAAAGATGTAAACACACAAGCTATCGTTACTATTACCTATTCTGGGTACACAGCTTTCCAAATCTCATCTCACAGACCTGACGCAGGTATTTACATCTTCTCTCCAAATAAGCGAATTTTAGGCATGCTCAACTTGCTTTGGGGCGTGCGTGCATTCTACTATCGTGGAGATAAAAACACTGATGAAACAGTGGTAGAAGTAAATAAATACTTACAAGATCGCAAACTCGTAAAAAAAGGAGATTTCGTAATCAACTTAAATGCGATGCCTGTGTTTAGAAAAGGTATTACCAATACATTGAGACTCACCACAATTGTAGATTAATCTTAAGTGGAAAATCATAAAAAAATCCCTAAAAATATATATTTTTAGGGATTTTTCATTTAATAAGCAACTGTAAATCTCTCAAAATGATGATTTTCTTGTTCAAGTTCATCTACCATCGCCATAGCATAATCTTCTACAGAAATAAAGCTGTTTCCCGATACATCTAACAGCAAATCATCTTTGCCCACTCTGTATTTTCCAGTACGCTTACCAGATGATAAATTTCCCAAATTGGCTGCAGGAGATAGAAACACCCAATCTATTTGCGTTTCATTACTCAATAAATTTAAATATATCTCCCCTAAAGATTTAGCCCCAGGTTTCCAATCCTCAGGAAAATTAGGAGTATCTATCAATCTCACACCTGGCTCTACAAATAAAGTCGCAGCTCCCCCCACAATCAATAATCTTTTAACCCCTGATTGCTTCGCCGCCTCTATGATTTTAGGATAATTTTCTAGAGTTTCCTCATAAATCCTAGGATTTGCCCATCCAGGATTATATGCACTAATCACTGCGTCTTTACCTTTGGACAGAGAAATGATTTCATTCACATTAGAAATATCAGCCTTCACTACCTCCAAATTTGCATTCTGAATTACAATTTTTTCAGGATTTCTGACTACCGCCGTTACCTGATGATTTCTATTCAACAATTCATTTAAAATAGCAGAGCCTACATACCCGCTAGCACCAATTAATGTTACTTTTTTCATTTTAATATTACTTTAGTCTCTATTTGAGTGCAAATCTCTTTTATAAATCTAAATGAAACAAGAAGGCACTTAAAAGTGCGATGGTTTCTTATATGTTACAAATACTAGAAATCAACCTATTAAAAAACTACAATTAACAATAATTTATCAATTTCAAAAATAAAAATATATTGGCTAACTTTGTGATTTGAATTAAATAAATGAAAAGAGAATTAACGGAAGAACTCTACCCTGATTGCCCTATTCGAAATATAATCACTAGGTTTAGCAATAAATGGGCTATTTTAATACTTTATTCATTGGAAAATCAATCGCCTATGCGGTTCAATGAACTTAGAAAAAATATTGCAGATATTTCACAGAAAATGCTCACTTCTAATTTGAAAACTTTGGAAGAGGACGGGCTAATT
It includes:
- the rnc gene encoding ribonuclease III, whose amino-acid sequence is MPLLQSFWKKVSSLIKKDKKSDLPKKLLDMLGFIPKDSSLFLEALTPRSAQRKSAEGEAFNYERLEFLGDAMLSAIIAEYLFVNAPTQKEGYLTKMRAKIVSRKHLNQIGNDMGLLSLIDSDLKKKITLGANVCGDMFESLIGAIYEDQGYEVTKNFIYKSVIAPYVDLENLENRISSYKSLMLEWCQKNRIKLSFDTQEENSAENTKFFVSAICLDEKEVARGRATSKKKAEEKAAKRAYFSFQKEISVQCL
- a CDS encoding TonB-dependent receptor plug domain-containing protein — translated: MTGSVSVVDSKAFESRPISNAVQALQGKVAGMNFDLGSSGTELGSSPSINVRGTGTLGVGSSARPLVLIDGAEGDFSSLNPQDIESISVLKDAASFSLYGSRAAFGVILVTTKSGKEGKVSISYNNSLRWSSPTLVPDGLDSEKFMNYLNEAWVNNSATTGLRFTPGQIENAIKYKNGEIKEATEWDPAIQQWKTFQAWDNVDWYRQMYRDWVPSQEHNLSINGGNDKTTYYLSANFLGQEGLMRYKQILMIDMH
- the pyk gene encoding pyruvate kinase, whose translation is MNNFNKKTKIVATLGPATDSKETIRDMIMNGVDVFRINFSHADYSDVERRVKWIREINEEEELNVGILGDLQGPKLRVGVVEEGSFLEPGDILTFTHKEVIGNSKRVFMTYELFAQDVKVGEKILVDDGKLIFEVIETNMKDEVKARVIQGGELKSKKGVNLPNTKISLPALTPKDIKDAIFAMKMHLDWIALSFVRHAQDVIDLKNLIRKNCDHKIPIIAKIEKPEALANIDEILPQCDALMVARGDLGVEIPMEEVPTAQKHLVDKAKLARKPVIIATQMMESMIESLTPTRAEVNDVANSVMDGADAVMLSGETSVGKYPVQVIKTMANILRSVENDPHIQVPPHKPTDLTDDRYITNVICYNAAKMSKDVNTQAIVTITYSGYTAFQISSHRPDAGIYIFSPNKRILGMLNLLWGVRAFYYRGDKNTDETVVEVNKYLQDRKLVKKGDFVINLNAMPVFRKGITNTLRLTTIVD
- a CDS encoding acyl carrier protein, whose protein sequence is MSDITSRVKAIIVDKLGVEESEVTPEASFTNDLGADSLDTVELIMEFEKEFDIQIPDDQAEKISTVGQAILYIEEVKK
- a CDS encoding helix-turn-helix domain-containing protein, whose translation is MKRELTEELYPDCPIRNIITRFSNKWAILILYSLENQSPMRFNELRKNIADISQKMLTSNLKTLEEDGLIHRRIFAEIPPRVEYSLSKRGKSLIPHLNALILWAKEEMPGILSDRNKKSGDMA
- the fabF gene encoding beta-ketoacyl-ACP synthase II, whose protein sequence is MKLKRVVITGLGALTPIGNTYNEYWNNLLKGVSGAAPITLFDTSQFKTQFACEVKNFDPLQHFDRKEVRKMDRTGQLGIVAAREAVENSGILNDTHLDKTRIGVIWGSGIGGLLTFEQEVSSYATGNGAPRFNPFFIPKMIADITPGLISMEFGFMGPNYTTVSACASSSNAIIDAFNLIRLGKADAIVTGGSEAAITAAGIGGFNALHALSTRNDDPATASRPFDKDRDGFVMGEGAGVMILEEYEHAVARGATIYAEVAGGGMSADAYHMTAPHPEGLGVYHVMKNTLEDANIQPNEVDHINMHATSTPLGDIAEPKAVVDFFGEHAKNIQINATKSMHGHLLGATGAVEAIATIGAVYNGIVPPTINLHEKDERVADLDYTFNTPKEKEIRYAMSNTFGFGGHNACVLFKKFS
- a CDS encoding NAD(P)-dependent oxidoreductase, coding for MKKVTLIGASGYVGSAILNELLNRNHQVTAVVRNPEKIVIQNANLEVVKADISNVNEIISLSKGKDAVISAYNPGWANPRIYEETLENYPKIIEAAKQSGVKRLLIVGGAATLFVEPGVRLIDTPNFPEDWKPGAKSLGEIYLNLLSNETQIDWVFLSPAANLGNLSSGKRTGKYRVGKDDLLLDVSGNSFISVEDYAMAMVDELEQENHHFERFTVAY
- a CDS encoding DUF2480 family protein, with the translated sequence MNEIINRVAKSSLITIDLAHIFNSEILPKIKILDIQEFLRDGQILIEKEFRATLKEINWADFQDRFVHITCSGDPILPGWAFLLLQCHLAPFAEFCGVGNKDDFNNLAIEHYVKNMNLDDFSGKPIIIKGCGNMKINEQTYLSLVAKLQPVAKSLMYGEACSTVPLYKKK
- the pckA gene encoding phosphoenolpyruvate carboxykinase (ATP), producing the protein MENLKKALESYGIKDVKEIVHNPSYEQLFEEETKPGLEGFEKGQVTELGAVNVMTGEFTGRSPKDKFIVEDDVTRDTIWWTTPESPNDNKKLSQEAWNHLKEITTNQLSGKRLFVVDGFCGANEESRLKVRIITEVAWQAHFVTNMFIRPSKEELANFGEPDFVVMNASKTSNKEYEKYGMNSEVYTVFNLTEKMQVIGGTWYGGEMKKGMFAMMNYYLPLRGYASMHCSANVGEKGDTAIFFGLSGTGKTTLSTDPNRKLIGDDEHGWDDEGVFNFEGGCYAKTINLDKDAEPEIYGAIKRDALLENVTVDENGKIDFTDGSVTQNTRVSYPIYHIENIVKPVSKAGPAKKVIFLTADAFGVMPPVSKLTPEQTKYHFLSGFTAKLAGTERGVTSPQPTFSACFGAAFLSLHPTKYGEELVKKMEANNATAYLVNTGWNGTGKRISIKDTRAIINAILDGSIDKAETKVVPIFNLEVPVELPGVDSGILDPRDTYAEASEWEEKAKDLAGRFIKNFEKYTDNEEGKKLVEAGPQL
- a CDS encoding IPExxxVDY family protein, whose amino-acid sequence is MIDYKFIYHVNFILSTSFVFQPDLDVYFRGQLAHFGNYYYFDFDSKNDCYFINNISRPTESLLPENSLFQSLEKRFYLLERYKRYNFLLKLSGNITKEPSFALSLQKLNFIYKTQLLNLTKAEKNLLLI
- a CDS encoding SusC/RagA family TonB-linked outer membrane protein; translation: MKIDSTCRYINTMIKGHASFAAPKFSISPYGKIAPGISFLEEFGYKSNYFSPNIYSDYTKYFGNHTAKLTAGFQAEEFKNRDIRAKRNGIVNRDVIALATTDGDQMYVDGRYNDWATVGFFGRLNYDYDARYLVELNLRYDGTSRFLQDQRWNWYPSVSLGWNVAREGFWQNLGDIFSKISDFKLRASYGELGNQSTTNFYPFYQTMPFKPNVGTWLIDNKLTNTASMPQLISEFLTWERVETKNIGLDLNAFKNRFNLTLDFFERNTKDMVGPARALPGVFGAKVPNTNNTDMRSRGFELALGWNDKVGKDFNYSINATLTDSRQTVINYPNETGSLNTYYSGRELGEIWGFVTHGMAKTDAEINDWVSKHRPEFYNGNWRAGDIMFEDLNKDGKIGVGSSTLEDHGDLKIIGNRTPRYNFGLDLFAQYKGLDLRIFLQGTAKRDLALDSKGFLTPNTLFTGANTPYDGGKTNLWPATGFKEHLDYFRPEGTTSPLGPNVDAYYPAPSLGDSYKNFPMPQTRYLQNGAYVRVKNIQLGYTLPKKLVQSIYMNRVRFYISGENLFTWTKLSSLFDPEVIGGASGQGKMYPLSKVVSTGISINF